GCACTATCGGAGCCAGTTTTCCAAGATGAGTTTTCGTGATAGGagtatggaatatttttgttaagtaacTTCGGGGATGTTTGCGAGGAACAGTAAGAGATATTCGATGTAAATGGTCGCAGCACTTAACCTtgttgtgtataattttatgcaaaaaacaTTGATCGAGAATATCCCGCCTATTGCGAAGAgacattaatttgtattcagGTAGTCGCTGATTGTATGGCTGCCTGTGTGAGAAACCGCTGGCTTGGAAGGCCAAATGTCGAGTAAATGCACGTTGTACTCCTTCGACGCGTTGAGAGTTAGAGCTGTAAAAAGGATTCCAAATGACGCTGGCGAATTCAAGATGGCTTCTTACGAAAGCGTTATATAGAAGAATTTTAGTCCTGGAAGAAAATCCCTTAGTATTGCGTTTAATGAATCCCAAGAACTTTGCAGCTTTGTCAACAATATTGTTTATGtgtgatttgaaatttaattttttgtcaatagTAACTCCTAAGTCTCTTATCTCAGTTAACTCCTTTAAGGTcacattatcaataaaataactggAGACAAGCGGTTTTATCTTCCtcgtgtattttatatgaaagcACTTGTTAGCATTAAGAGCCATACTATTGACTTCACACCAGttcgaaatattattaaggTCATCCTGTATTAACTGAATGTCATCAACTGATTTTactgttttgtaaatttttaagtcATCTGCAAATAACGAGCacgaacaattatttataaccttAGTGATGTCATTAATAAAAGCTAAAAACAACAGTGGTCCCAAATGGGATCCTTGGGGAACGCCGGATTGGGCCAAATATAACCTAGATTCGAAGCCATTTACAACAACTGTCTGAGATCTCCGCTCAAGATAAGATTTAATCCAATTAGTTAGAGTGGATCCTATACCATACTGCGAGAGTTTGTTAACAAGTTGACGATGATCAACTTTGTCGAAAGCACTACTAAAGTCAGTATAGATAGTGTCAACTTGTTGTCCCTTGTCAACCTCCGATAGCAGATCAGATGTGAAAATGGATAGATTCGTTTGCACAGAAAAGCCATTTCTGAATCCATGTTGAGAGCTAGTAAGAAAATTATCAAGGTGTTTGGCTAACAAGGGATACACAAGACTTTCGAATAATTTGGAAAAGCAAGACAAAATGGATATAGGAcggtaatttataatatccatGCGGTCACCTTTCTTGAAAACTGGCACGATTCGCGCTTTTTTCCATTCTTCGGGGAATACACCTTCATCAATGGAACGATTGAATATAAACATCAATGGAAGTGCCAATCCTAAGCCACAGCGCTTAACAAAAATGGGAGGAAGGCCATCTGGTCCAGCTCCCTTTTGGGGATTCAATGTTTTGATTCGCTTAATAATATCCGATtcgagaaatttaaatttatttaactgtgAAATGTTGCAATTTAGTAGCAGGTTCACAGGCGTGAAGTTTTTCGTTTCAGTATAGATAGATGAAAAATGATTAGCAAAAAGATTAGCTATTTCAGTCCCGGTGCTTGCTACGTCACTGCCCAGTCTCATAGATGCTGGTAGAGaagattcgtttttttttttccgtttaaaatatttccaaaaagcTTGTgggttttttgaaatattatattctgtatTGTGCTTAAACTCGTTTAGACACGAATGAAAAAGTTTATGACAGCGACTGCGAACAATTTGAAACTCTAGTTCATCCCTAGGATTTTTGTATATACTAAGTTTCTTACGTAGTTTCTCTTTTTccgaaagtattttaattaagttctgTTTGAACCAAGCTGGATATTTAACAGAAGTAGGCTTATGTTTAGGCACAGATTGTTCGATAATATCGAACAGACTGGTGTAAAATATCTTAACCATGGCATTGACATTTTCgcaatttgaaaatttatctaaccagtttacattttttattcttttacttataagattaaaatcagctttaaaataattgtagtcAGTACGACCTTTGGACCGAAGGTACAAAATGTTAGAAGagtctatatttattaacagacATGGATGGTATGAGTCAAGTTTGCTCAGCAGATCGGGGGGCTTTGTAACTGTTACACtacttaaattacttattaccaAGTCCAAAAGTCTATCGTCAcagttacttatattattatattggtataaattattaacagacATAAAATCAACCAACGAATATCCGagagtattgttttaattagatgGTGTCATGTAGGAACTGTGATCTCCGGCTCTCCATTCGATAGAACCCAAATTGAAATCTCCTATCACAACCACGTCATTAACGTTGTTAATTACATCGTCTACATTTTCCAGAAACTTATTTAGAGATTCAGGTTTGACTGGAGGAGGCAAATAGACTGCACATAGTCCTATACGGATTTTAGTGCGATTATGTCTACATTCCAAAACTACccatatattttctatatcagTTTCCCAATTCACAATACGAGAGGATGAAATCTCTCTTGAGACCGCAATGAGAACACCCCCACCATCTTGTTTGGATGTGGAGTGCATTCGATCCTTCCTGTAAACTGTATATCGTGAATCAAAAAGCTCGTTATCGAATATATTCGGATTAAGCCATGTCTCAGTGAATACAACAACTTTGTAGTTCGAAGTTAAGATATTCTTAAGCACATCATTGGTCTTAGTTCTCAATCCACGCACGTTCTGGTAATATACTTCTAACACAGTGAAGATTGAGGAACTACAACATTTACCATCAAgttgtaacaaaattaaatgatcAGCTTAAGACTACCTTCGTTTTTAATGACTATGGCTTGACTAAATTCGTCTTTTCGAACATAGATTTTGCCATTTCTGATCCATGTGAAGCGGTATTTCATTTCCTTAGCCTTGATTCGCGTAGCTGCATGTAGGGATTTGTTGGTAGGAGTCAGATGCTCAGATACGTATATTGGTACTCGAGATCCCCCAATTCCCAGATGTTGAGAGCTCAATTTGTCTTCaggattttttttgttgaattgaGCTACTGCTGCTAGAAGGGTGTCTCTATGCTTTATTGTACGTAACTTTACAATGACAGACCGCGGTTTTTCAGCGTTCTTGTTAAGCTTAGCAACTCGAGTGACATAATGAATGTCATCCTCTGTCAGTGGGCTTTTTACTGCTTGACCTAGTTGTACCATAGTTTTGATCAAGTTTTCCGCTTTATATTCAGGAATACCGCTAATTTCAACATTACATTCTCTCATGTGCGATTCGACTATATTAAGCCTAGATGTTAGGTCTTTAACAGATTCTTGGAGATGAGTGTTTTCTTTTCTTAAGTCGTTTATAATAGCAGACTTTTCTTCTACTGCTGCTTTGATTTCTTCAAATTGcgaattaataaatgtcatgGACTCTAGAAATCCCGCCATTTGCtcgttaattttattcaattgttcCGTAACATGCTTTTGTATCGCTGAAGAAAGCTCTTGTTTAATAATGTCACGCAAGTTACTCTCGCCTAACAAGCTCATCCTATCATTGCTAGTCGATGATGCGTGTGTTGGTGACTTGGAACTTTTTTTCCGTATAGTAACGTGGGCCACAGAAGATTCTTCGTCAGAAGTTATGCTGCAAGTTTGAACAGTCCCAACTGACCTCACGGGTGTTTGTGTGTTGCCAACTTTCGGCTGATTGCTGCAACATTCGGGGCATttccaattatttaatttttgctgGTTCATTCGTTCAAATTGCTTGAATGGTATGTGTGCACAATCGCAATCGTACTTCGAATTGCATATCGAGCAACTAACAAATTCTTTTTTAGGCAGAGTATTTCTGCATCCAGCGCATATTTTCGAATAATTTGTGTTTGACATTCTATTTTAGTCAAACTCCACAACTTATAAATATGaagtaatgaaaaaatatatgaccCGTGAGGTGAGGATCGAACCCGTCCAGATGCTATGTAAGGTCGTTCTACCTATGCCTTGTCCAACTGAGCCACGattcagttaatgttttaagCGAAAATATCGATCTGTATTTAAGATGTATTGCGACTATCTTGTCACACTATTGAAGGtaggtaatttattaaattataagtaaccGGCAGAATACCTTCGCAAATAAGAAGATGAAAAAATTGTGTAACTCACGACGATTTTGATTTACTTTTGGGActctaataaactattatatctTCCTCGTTGTTTTTTCAGCACTTTTGTAGATATAAAGTTAACAACTTAACAAGGCTTTAGATATTGTTGTTAAATTCAAGAATACCTCAGAATTTCATCGGTTATGTGgcgaataaaactttattaagttattaattaagataagaACGGATGGAAGCCTGAATGTTAGAATTGTACAAGCACGATGAACCActgattcatttaatttttgtctgctGGACAAAGGTCTCTTCACTAAGTTTAAAGCCTCTCCATTTAGGGTATGGGTACTTATTCGACCACACTTTTCTAATGTTGATACGTATATGTTATACTTTCGTTGGTTATCGTAGATTTATAATTTCTGAATTTATAGTTTGAATCTCTGAgacattttaacaaataaaccaGGCttaattttggtattttttttatttggtagctGTGTAATGATGATTTCATCCTCACCGGTTTCGACCGCGACCAATCACCAGGGAGAGATCAACCAACTAGGCAGGAGATACtgtaatacatatatgtgtacgcaaacacaggtgctaTCCCTATTCCATTAATCTCATGATCctatgggacggcaaatccgacacgaccggaaacagACCATAAGCAGGACCAATGGTTTTACGTGCTTTAGGCATggaagtgtacacacttccaacttcctgTCTTAGAGAATTTTTTGATAGACAAGTCCAATAACCATATCGGGCCGATCAggttgaacccagaacctctgGATGtacggccttatatctagccaataGATAGAGACAACGAGGTAGTCAAGCTACAGTTATATGACACGTCCAAATCTCTCCCGTCCCAAATATCTGTGACACATTAGAAAGCCCACACACGTttcgtaattaatatataattataaatgcgaaatttaatttgtttattattctttcACCTCTTATCTACCGAACTGGTCATG
This window of the Vanessa atalanta chromosome 21, ilVanAtal1.2, whole genome shotgun sequence genome carries:
- the LOC125072205 gene encoding uncharacterized protein LOC125072205: MSLLGESNLRDIIKQELSSAIQKHVTEQLNKINEQMAGFLESMTFINSQFEEIKAAVEEKSAIINDLRKENTHLQESVKDLTSRLNIVESHMRECNVEISGIPEYKAENLIKTMVQLGQAVKSPLTEDDIHYVTRVAKLNKNAEKPRSVIVKLRTIKHRDTLLAAVAQFNKKNPEDKLSSQHLGIGGSRVPIYVSEHLTPTNKSLHAATRIKAKEMKYRFTWIRNGKIYVRKDEFSQAIVIKNEGSLKLII